A window of Desulfomonile tiedjei genomic DNA:
GTGTCCTGGTTGCTACAGGCCGGTCTGAAGACAAAAGACACGACGAAAACATGGAGCGCTCGCGGGAGGAAATGGCTCGGCAGCCGTTACCACACTCGGACTGCTATGCGGATTGCATGAAAGACTTCTTTTGGAACACGAACAAGGAAGTTGCTTGTGCGACTGCCTGTGGCCTGTAGCCTCCGGAGAACTGACCAGGGCGGTCTTCGCTGCCAACTTCTTTCCATTTTCGAAATCGTGTTCAAAATAACTTCGGGAGGTGATTGCTATGGAAGAAGAAACTGATGTGAGAGCAACAGGCATATTTGAAGGCTCCGTGGAATTCTCTGAAATCGAGAAGCATTTTAGAGGAGAAGCAAAAAAGGAAGCGTGCTACGGGCGATGCATGGACGATGCATGGGACCTCAAAGGCGAATCGACTTGCTCTTCTGCCTGCGGATTCTGAAAACTACCTGTTGAGAGAATCCCCACCTGTTGAATTGGGTAATGCCGGGAAGTACGTCCCGGCTTTTGTTTAACCAGCTTTTATCAACGGAAAACCCAAGGGGCAAGTCGGCCCAAATATTTCCCGCAAGGGTCCCGCTTTTTTTTGAGCACTGTCAATAATTATCACCTAATAACTGGTATCCCCCGCAGATAAAATGCTAACATCGATTAGAGTGGACGGCGGCAGTCGTGCTATTCCGCCATCGGTCCAGGGGAGCGCGGCGGGTTTTCGCCGTTCAAGGTACGGCTCCGGAACCTCGGTTCTAAATCCTGAAGAAAGGGAGTAGTTATTCAAACTCGCGAGCCTATGAATAAAGCAATCCCGTACTGGAATCCGTATCTGGAGACTCTTCCTAGAGAAAGCCTCGAAAAGCTACAATTGAAGAAGTTCAAACGCATCTTGCGATGGGCGTACGACAAGTCGAGCTTCCACAGGGCCCTTTACAGGGAAGCCGGGTTGCAGCCTGATGACATCCGCACCATGGAAGACCTGCGGCACGTCCCAAAGGTGGAAAAGTCCATGATGCGGACGGTTCAGCGCAAGGACCCGTTTCCTTATGGCGATGCTCTGTGCGTGCCGTTGGACGAGGTGACGGAATTTCATCAGACCAGCGGAACCACCGGCCAACCGGTATACCAGCCGGACACGTGGCAAGACTGGGAATGGTTCTCGGAATGCTGGGCCACTCTGTTGTGGGCACAGGGCTATCGCCCTCACGACCGGGTGTTTCTTCCGTTCGGGTATAATGTTTTCGTGGCCTTCTGGACCGCTCATTACGCTTGCGAAAAGATCGGCTGCGAAGTGATCCCCGGCGGCGTCCTGGACACACAAGCTCGAATTCTAAAGATTCAGGAAATCAGGCCCACAGCCATGATGGCTACACCCACGTACGTGCTGGGGATGGCAGACGTCGCAGCAAAGAAGCTCTCGTTGAATCCCGCGTCCGATCTTGGAATCCGCAGGATTACCTGTGCCGGTGAGCCTGGAGCTCTGGTACCTTCAACCAAAAAGCGCATGGAACAAGCCTGGGGAGCCAAGGTCTTCGACCATGCGGGCGCCACGGAAATCGGCGCGTGGGGCTTCGAATGTGAAGCCCAGTCAGGCGGGCTCCACATCAATGAGGCAATGTTCCTTGCCGAGGTTGAAGACTTGGAATCCGGTGAGCCGATCACGGAACCAGGCAGGCAGGGCAAACTGGTGATCACGGCCCTGAACAGAATGGCTCAGCCCTGCATCCGCTTCGACGCGAAGGACATTGTTGAACTGAGTGACGAGCCATGTGAATGCGGCAGGAGCTATCGTCTCCTCCCGGGAGGGGTTGTGGGCCGGGCAGATGATATTACCAAGGTCAAAGGGGTGTTGCTCGCGCCTTCGGCCATAGAAGATGTGGTTCGTTCCATCCCCGGATTTGGCGACGAATACGAAGTCGTGGTCGAGAAGAGGGGCGATGTGGACCACATCTCGCTTAAGGTGGAACTACTGGAACAACATGCCTCCTCGGCCAAGGAATTGGAGGCCCAATTGCGCACCGAACTTCGCGTAAAGACCAACCTCGGGTACGATATTGCAGTGTATCCCTACGGGACCTTGCCCCGTTACGAAGTGAAGGCAAAAAGGTTCAAAGATCTCAGGAAAATGGGGAGTGTGTAGTGATGGACGAAAAAAGCGCTTTGGGTCAGATGGCTTCACAAGCGGAAGAACTGGCCCGGCTGGCTCAGGACCTATACGACGCGTCTGACGGCTTTCCCGCGATAAATCGCAACGCTAAACGTATTCTCGCTTCCATTGAGATGCTGCGAATTAACCTGGAGGAGACTTCGGACTGAGGGCCTCTGTTATATTGATACAGATCAATAAAGGTACGTAACCGTCGGGTCTTGTGCTCTTGTAGAGGGACGGCACGCCGTGCCCCCGCAGAGTTTCGCCGCTTATTTGCTTCAATTGCAACGCGAGTCCGTAAAAAGCAAGTCGAGGACAAAATGAAAAAACCGATCTACCTCGATTATAACGGGACCACACCGCTCGATCCGGAAGTGATAGGGGCTATCAGGCCTTTTCTGGAAGAAGAATTCGGTAACCCTTCCAGCACTCACTGGTACGGGATCGCTCCGAAAAGGGCCCTTACCAAGGCCCGAGAACAGGTCGCGGAGCTGATAAATTGCGACCCGCAAGAAATCATCTTTACCAGTGGAGGCACAGAATCGAACAACCATGCCATTCGCGGGATCGCGCTAGCCAATCGAAACAAAGGCAACCATATCATCACCTGTCAAGTCGAACATCCCGCGGTGCTAGAAGTCTGCCGCTATTTAGAGCAGCAGGGCTTCAGGATTACGATTCTGCCTGTGGATGAACACGGTCTGGTGGCCGTCTCCGAGGTCGAGGCTGCGGTAACCTCCCAGACCATCCTGATCACAATCATGCACGCCAACAACGAAGTGGGGACCATCCAGCCTGTCGAGGAGATCGCCGCGCTGGCCAGGGACCGCGGAATTGCAGTCCACACCGATGCGGCTCAATCCCTTGGCAAAATACCCGCTGGTGTTGACAGGCTGAGAGTGGATCTGCTTTCCGTGGCAGGCCACAAGCTCTACGCGCCGAAGGGTGTGGGCGCGCTCTACGTTCGAACAGGAACCGTACTCGAAAAGTTCATGTTCGGCGCGGGCCAGGAGATGGGTAGGAGAGCCGGAACAGAAAACATGTTGGAAATAGTCGGACTTGGGAAGGCCTGCGAGATTGCCTCGAAGGACCTGGAGCGCAACATGAATCACATGAAGACCATGAGAGACATGCTGCATGAAGGATTACAAGAGCGATTGCAGGAGATCAGGCTAAACGGCCATCCCGTGAAACGCTTGCCCAATACGCTGAGCCTTTCTTTTCGCGGGCTGGAGGCAGACCGCATACTCGAGGAAATAGGTCTGGAAGTGGCCGCCTCAGCCGGTGCGGCATGCCATTCCGACTCTGTACAGATATCCCATGTGCTGGAAGCAATGCACGTCCCGTTGGAATGGGCCAAAGGCACATTAAGATTCACCACGGGCCGTATGACGACCGAGATGGACATTATTCAGGCAACGGACGCTATAGTTAAAGGAGTCGAAGCTTGCCGCGGCGAGGCAGGATGATTAAGGTTTTTCGGGGAAATAGTACTGGGCGCTCGGAGGGCACTTTCTAAAGGAAGAGATTTCTTCCGCGCGTTGGGCAGTCGTATGAATCCAATTCCTAGAAAGGGGGACGCCATGGCTGTCAAGGTTCTCATCAAGAGGCGGTTCAAGGGGGACAAAATAAAGCAGGCATATAAGCTGCTCATGGAACTCAGGTCACTGGCCACGCTGCAAACCGGCTACGTGTCCGGCGAAACGCTGATAGGCGCGGATGATCCCAACACACTGGTTGTCATCAGCACCTGGATCAGCGCGAACCGCTGGCAAGAGTGGCAAGCCAATCAGAAGAGGAAAGACGCCGTGCAAAAGCTGGAAAGCTTGCTGGATGCCCCGGAGGAAGCTGAGGTTTTCCTGACAGGGGAAAGAATTCCTGAATGGGTGGACATGGCTTGATCTTGCCCAGCCTTGTTTTGGACGGCCGGAAGATGCGTGGTGCGGTGTTGAGGTTTGTCCGGGGGGGCGTGGCCGCGCGGTCTTCGGCTAGGCGGCTCCACTTTATTAATGGGACTTAAATCAATTAATAACACGGTGTTATATTGATATCAATGACTATGGATTCACTTTTTATAATATTTTTATTTAAAAAAACTTGACAACACTTCCTGAATATGATCTTTTTCTGTGCCAGCGACAAACCAAACCTAATCCTTCCTTTGGCCCGTTTCCGAACGGGCTTTTTTTTGTACATATTCCCCCCGGCAAGTCGACTCTTACTATCGAATTGTCGCCACTGCGCGCAACCGCAAAGCTATGTGAGCGAAAGTGATACCGATTTGCAACGAAACTTGTAACATCGCAGCGAAGAAGCACGGACCTGCTCGGGCAGGTTCGTGGCACCCAACGCCGGTGTGCAGTTGAAATAATTGGGTGCCACTGACCTGGGAACCAGGTCAGTGCCGGACAACTTGGAGATCTAAGTCTCTTTTTTGAAAGCGAATCGGTATGAGCAGTTAATCGGCGTGGAAACACAGTGGTAGCTGACCCTCTGCACCTCTCGTCCAGGCAACCGTCTGCGCACCACTCGAGGTGGACAAGTATTGACTCAAACAGAGAATGAGCTATAATTTTGTCAACAGGCGAGCATTTTTCGGCATGTCCGGGCTCCTAACTCAAATAGGGTCCGGACATGCGGGTTCTTGCACCCGGCCCTTCGAAAATCCCCTTCGCGCTCTCTGCGATGAAATTCCCATCTGCGCCCCCCGGCCCAGGCGTGAGTAAACAGAGTAACCCTTCGGTTACGCGGGGAATTTGCCATTCTGCCTCATTGCGAGGAGTGAAATCCCGCGTTCCGCGGGAAAGCAATCTCTGCCTTTGAGCGTTGAGATTGCTTCGCTGCGCTCGCAATGACAATCTTTGCCGCTGGTAACTGAATGGTAACCGAATGGTTACTGAACAGACATGTTTCTTATTTACTTTGAGACGCGGCGATGGTAGAGATCCGACTCAAAACCGGGGGGCAT
This region includes:
- a CDS encoding AMP-binding protein, coding for MNKAIPYWNPYLETLPRESLEKLQLKKFKRILRWAYDKSSFHRALYREAGLQPDDIRTMEDLRHVPKVEKSMMRTVQRKDPFPYGDALCVPLDEVTEFHQTSGTTGQPVYQPDTWQDWEWFSECWATLLWAQGYRPHDRVFLPFGYNVFVAFWTAHYACEKIGCEVIPGGVLDTQARILKIQEIRPTAMMATPTYVLGMADVAAKKLSLNPASDLGIRRITCAGEPGALVPSTKKRMEQAWGAKVFDHAGATEIGAWGFECEAQSGGLHINEAMFLAEVEDLESGEPITEPGRQGKLVITALNRMAQPCIRFDAKDIVELSDEPCECGRSYRLLPGGVVGRADDITKVKGVLLAPSAIEDVVRSIPGFGDEYEVVVEKRGDVDHISLKVELLEQHASSAKELEAQLRTELRVKTNLGYDIAVYPYGTLPRYEVKAKRFKDLRKMGSV
- a CDS encoding cysteine desulfurase → MKKPIYLDYNGTTPLDPEVIGAIRPFLEEEFGNPSSTHWYGIAPKRALTKAREQVAELINCDPQEIIFTSGGTESNNHAIRGIALANRNKGNHIITCQVEHPAVLEVCRYLEQQGFRITILPVDEHGLVAVSEVEAAVTSQTILITIMHANNEVGTIQPVEEIAALARDRGIAVHTDAAQSLGKIPAGVDRLRVDLLSVAGHKLYAPKGVGALYVRTGTVLEKFMFGAGQEMGRRAGTENMLEIVGLGKACEIASKDLERNMNHMKTMRDMLHEGLQERLQEIRLNGHPVKRLPNTLSLSFRGLEADRILEEIGLEVAASAGAACHSDSVQISHVLEAMHVPLEWAKGTLRFTTGRMTTEMDIIQATDAIVKGVEACRGEAG
- a CDS encoding sugar biosynthesis protein, with the translated sequence MAVKVLIKRRFKGDKIKQAYKLLMELRSLATLQTGYVSGETLIGADDPNTLVVISTWISANRWQEWQANQKRKDAVQKLESLLDAPEEAEVFLTGERIPEWVDMA